The Archangium primigenium genomic interval GGGACTGCCGGCGTCCGGCGCGCCCGCGTCCGGCGTGCCCGCGTCGACCTCGCCCGCGTCGGTGGAGGCATCCGGCGCCTCGCCCGCGTCAGGCGTGCCCGCGTCGTCCTCGCCCGCATCGGTGGAGGCATCCGGGAGTTCCCCCGCATCCGGAAGGCCCGCGTCGTCCTCGCCTGCGTCAGGCGTGCCCGCGTCGTACTCGCCCGCGTCCTCGGGCGCTCCGGCGTCCACCGCCGTGCCCGCGTCGCTTCCCGCATCGGTCGGGTCGGTCTCCGTGGAGGCGTCGGGCGGGGGCGGGGGCGTCCCGGCATCGCCTGGGCCCTCGCCGGAGCCTCCATCCTCGGTGGGCGCGGGGTTCTCCACCTCCGGCTCCGGGGGAGACGCGCTCCCTCCACAGTGCGTCAACGCGAGGACTCCGAGCACCGAGGCAACGACGAACCACTTCTTCAAGGGCACTTCTCCCGTGCGGCGAGTGACGTTGCCGCCACCGCCGTTCAGGCCCAGAAGGCCACGAGGGCACCCACGGCGGTGGCCAGCACGTTGACGGTATCATTGCCCAGCCAGGACCAGCCCCGGAGCGGCCGGGTGGGGTGGCCACAATGGTGGAGCCGGCGCTCGGTCTCGCGCGCGCAGTGTTCGCACCACCGCACGTCCTGTGCGGTCGCGCCCAGGGCGCTGTCGGCCAGCGAGCCCGCCACGCCCGCCCCGACAATCCAGGGCAGCGCCGTCCACGACACGCCCGCGAGCACGGCGAGCACGCCCACGAAGGCCGCGCCGCCCGTGGAGGCCAGCATGCCCAGGCCCGACACCGCGCCCGAGGTGCCCGGCGCCACGGTCCGCCAGGTCGTCACCAGCCGGGGCGCCGAGCGCGAGAGCACGCCCAGCTCCGTGGCCCACGTGTCCGCGTTGGCGGCGGCGAACGCGCCCAGCATGGCCAGCAGGTAGCGCGCGTCGCCCGTGACGCCCAGGAGCACGGCGGCCAGCGCCCCCACGCCTCCGTTGGCCAGGGCCTGGCCGAGGTCGCGCGTGCCCGTCTTGGCATACTCGGCCTCGACGCCGGCCTTGCGCGCGCGAAATGCCTTGGACAGCGCGCTGGAGGAGATGAAGAAGCCGAGCAGGGCGACCGTGCCCACCGCGCCAGCGAGGCCGAACACGGGCGTGCCGATGAGCAGCGCGCCGAGCACGCCGCTGGGCGTGAGCGAGCCGCGCCGCCACGAGGCGATGCCAATGGCCAGGGCACACGCCGCGCCCACGCCCAGGCCGGTGGCCAGCGCGGCGGGCGTCCACGCGAGCACGGCGGCGGCGGCCAGGGGCACCCAGAGGTTGTCGCGGCCCCGCGAGCCGAGCGCCTCGGCGACGGCGGCCACCACGGCGCACAGCAGGGCCAGGGAGACGCGGGGCATGTCCGGCGACAGGCCCGGCAGCCAGGTGAGGGCGGCGAGCACGGACAGGAAGGTGCCCGCGAGCAGCGCGAGCGAGCCCTCCAGACTCTTGGTCTCCCCGCCGAGCGTCGCGTACGGGTGGCGCCCGAAGCGTCGGCCCACGAGCGACGCCAGCGCATCACCCACCGCCATGGCGAGCACGCCGCCGGCCGCCACCGCGGGCCGATCCCACGCGAACCACAGCACGGCCGAGAACGACAGCGCGAACCAGACCGTGCCCAGGTTGTCGGCGGGGGCCTCCACCGCGCGCAGCAGCCGCTGGCGGTGGATGAACCAGTTGCCCACGGCGGCGGTGAGCGAGGGCACCACGGCCCACTCCCGGTGCTCGAAGAGCGCCAGGGCACCGAAGACCCACAGGCCCACGCCCACGTGGATGAACTTGCGCGCCCACTCCCGGGGAGCGCCCCGGCGGGCGGCCACTTCACCACCCAGCACGCACACGCCCACGTAGGCGTAGGACAGCAGCAGCGCTTGGAGATCCCGGCTCATGCCTTAGAAGAACACGTTCATCAGCAGGCCGGTGGTGCCGAAGGGGATGCCGATGGTGCTGCCCCCGTTCTCGAAGCGCAGCGCGAGCCCGAGCGTGCCCGCCACGCTGACGCGGGGCACGAAGAAGTACTCGACGCCCAGGCCCGCCTTGGCCCCGAAGTCGATGTCGCCGTCATAGGCGAACTCGAGCCCGCCCTCGGCGAAGGGCCGCAGCGTGCCGGTGGTGAGGTGGTGGCGGAACACGGCATCCACCGACAGCCGGGCCGCCACGTCCGGCTTGAGGCCCACGATGAAGCCCAGGTTGAGGCGCAGCGAGTCCACCGGGCTGACGAACAGGAAGCCGCCCACGGTGGGCAGGGCGTTCACGCCGAACACGATGCCCTTGGCGCCCTCGGCCGCGGCGGTGCCATCCGACGCCTTGTCGTCCTCGGCCGTGGACACGGAGGGCTCCTCGCGCGCGGCGACGCGCTCGGCCGACTTGGAGGTGGACTCGGCGGCGCGCTCGGCCGTCTTCGCGGGCGCGGCGGCGAGGGCGGCGGAGGACACGAGGCACAGGGCGGCGGAGGACAGCAGGGCGAGACGCATGGTGGGCTCCTGGGAGAGGGGTCGACTGGCGACGGCCTTATAGTCCTTTCGCGCGGAGTGCGGGGTCAGCGCGTCGGCCCCGTGTGCCGCGCGCGCAGCCGGGGAATCAACGCCCAGGCCTCGGCCGCCGTGGCGACGTGGTGGATCTTCTCGAAGACGTTGTCGTCGGAGTGCGGGTACAGGCGGCTGGCGAGCGCGAGCCCCTTGGCCAGCGCCCGGTGCAGCAGCCGCCCCCCGATGTAGATGTTCCCCACGACCCAGGACATGGGCAGGTTCTCGCTGAGGTAGCGCGCGGCCTCGGGATCCAGGCGGCCAATGGCGTCGAGCTCGGCCACGAAGATGAAGGGCCGGACCTCACGCATCTCCTGGTAGATGGCCAGGGCGCCCCGGACATTCTCGAGCGTGAGCGGCCCGTTGAAGCGCGTCCAGAAGATGTCGGGTGGCTCGAAGCGGACGGTGTGCTGCTCCAGTTTCCAATCGCGTGGGCCCGGCGGCATGTGTGTCCTCCGGGCCCAGCCTAGCGTGGATGTCACCCATCAGGGTGGGTAGGTGCGCTCAGCGGCTCCGCCGGCCTCCACCGCCCCGGCCCCGCGAGGCGCCGCCCGCTCCCCGAGGCGCCCCTCCCGAGCGGCCACCGGGCTTGCCGCCACCGGGCCTGCCACCGCTGGCCCTGCTCCCGCCCGGCTTGCCCCTGCTCCCGCCCGGCTTGCCGCCCGCCGCGGGACGACGCCCCGGTGCCCGGCTCGGGCGCTCGGCGTCCCGGGCCTCCCCGCGCGCCGTTCCGGGCCGCTTCCCCCGCGTCTTGCCCGCGCTCCGGGAAGGCGCCGCGCCCGCGCGCTCGCGCGACTCCGGCCGGGCGAATCCGCCCTCCCGAGCGGGCTTGCGCTCCCGGGGGGCCTTGCCTTCCCGAACGGGCTTGCGCTCCCGAGCGGGCTTCTTGGCCGGACGCTCGGGGCGCGGCTCGTCCAGGGCGTCCAGCAGGGAGTCCTCCTCGCTGCGGGCGCGGAAGGCGTCCAGCGCCTCGCGGAAGGCGGCGTCCTTGCGGGGCACCTCGACGCGCGGCAGGCGCATCCGGGTGATGCGCTCGATGGCCACCACCGTCTCCTCGTCGCGCTCGGTGAGGAAGGAGGACGCGCGTCCGCTCGCCCCGGCGCGCGCCGTGCGGCCAATGCGGTGCACGTAGTCCTCGGGCGAGTGGGGCAGGTCGAAGTTGATGACGTGGCCGATGTCGTCCACGTCCAGGCCGCGCGAGGCGATGTCCGTGGCCACCATGCAGCGGTACTGGCCGCGCCGGAAGCCCTCGAGCGCCTGGCGGCGCTGGCCCTGGGTGCGATCGGAGTGGATGAGGGCCGTCTTGTAGCCCGCGTTCTTCAGGTAGCCCTGCACCTTCTCGGCGCGCTCGCGGGTGCGGGTGAAGACGAGCGTGCTGAGCTGATCCTTGGCGAGCAGGGTGAGCAGCAGGGGGTACTTCTCCTCGGAGGAGACGTCGTACACGCGCTGCACGGCGCGCGCGGCGGGCGTGCCGCTGGGCGTCACCTCCACCTTGACGGGCCGGCGCAGCGTCTCCTGGGCGAAGCGCGTCACGTTGTGGCCGAGCGTGGCGGAGAACAGCAGCGTCTGGCGCTCGCGGGGCAGGGCGGCGAGCACCTGCTCCAGCTCGGGCGCGAAGCCCATCTCCAGCATGCGGTCCGCCTCGTCGAGCACGAGCACGCGCACGGTGGACAGGGTCACCCGGCCCTCGCGCAGCAGGTCGGCCAGGCGGCCCGGCGTGGCGATGAGCAGCGAGGGCTTGGCGCGCAGCTCCTCCACCTGGCCGGCCATGTCCGTGCCGCCGATGATGACCGCCTGGGTGAGGCCGCGCGGCGCGCCGAAGAAGGACGCCTCGCCGGCGATCTGCTGCACGAGCTCGCGCGTGGGGGCGAGCACCAGGCCCGTGGGCCCGGCGTCCGTGGCCTTCAGCCGCTCGACGAGGGGCAGGAGGTAGGCGGCGGTCTTGCCGGTGCCGGTGATGGCGCAGCCGATGACGTCGCGGCCGGCGAGCGCGGGCGGAATGGCCTGGGCCTGGATGGGGGTGGGGGAGGCGAAACGGGCACGCCGCACCGCATCGAGGGACTCAGGGGACAGACCGAGGGACTGGAAGGAGGAGCTCACCCGGGCGGGGCTATCACAAAACCTCCTCGAAAACCGCCCCGGCGCGCGCTAGAGCGGGCTCCCAGCGAGACGACGGGGGAAGTCATGGCACTGTGGGGTGGCATCGAAGCGGGTGGGACGAAGTTCGTGTGCGCGGTGGGCAGCGGCCCGGAGGACGTCCGCGCCACGGCGCGCATCGCCACCACCACGCCCGAGGCCACGGTGGGCGAGGCCCTGGCCTTCTTCCAGGCCCAGCAGCGCGCGCTCGGGCCGCTCACCGCCCTGGGCATCGCGTCCTTCGGGCCCGTGGAGCTCCACCCGGAGTCGCCCCGCCATGGCTTCATCACCTCCACGGCCAAGCCGGGCTGGCGCGACACGGACGTGGTGGGCCCGTTCCGGCGCGCGCTCGGGGTGCCCGTGGGCTTCGACACGGACGTGAACGGCGCCGCGCTCGCCGAGCACCGCTGGGGCGCCGCCCAGGGGCTCGACACCTTCGTCTACCTCACGGTGGGCACGGGCATCGGCGGCGGGGCGCTCGTCAACGGCCGGATGCTGCACGGCCTGCTCCACCCGGAGATGGGGCACTTCCGCCTGCCGCGCGACCCCCAGGCGGACCCCTTTCCGGGCGCTTGCCCCTTTCACGGCGACTGCCTCGAGGGGCTCGCCTCGGGGCCGGCCATGGAGAAGCGCTGGGGGCGGCCCGCCGGGGAGCTGCCCGCGGAGCATCCCGCGTGGGCGCTCCAGGCGAACTACCTGGCGCTCGCCCTGAGCAGCTACATCTGCACCCTGTCCCCCCAGCGCATCATCCTGGGGGGCGGGGTGATGGCCCAGCGGCACCTCTTCCCGCTCGTGCACGCGGGGGTGCGCCGGGTCCTCAACGACTACATCCAGGCGCCCGCGCTCACCGAGCGCATCGCCGAGTACATCGTGCCGCCCGCGCTGGGAGACCGCGCGGGCGTGCTCGGGGCGCTGGCCCTGGCGCGGGCCGCCGCCTGAGCCGGGCGCCTACTTCCAGCCCGGCAGCTCGTCGCGCGTGAGCACGTTGTCGGCGCCGTAGACGGCCTTGAGCTCCGCGGCCGAGTTGCGGTCGTAGACGAGCTCGGACCAGCCCATGAAGAAGACCCAGCGCGGCTGGTTGCGCAGCTCGCTGGCGCCAGGCAGCCGGTCGCACTCGCCAATGGCGATGGGCTTGTTGCCCGCCACCGCGAGCATGGCGTCGTACTTGGCCTTGGTGAAGCCATCACCGTTGTAGAAGTCGAGCGCGGCGATGTCCCAGTACGCGTCCCCCGGGTTGTAGTCGTTGAAGTTCCAGCTCAGGTCCTGCACGTCCCAGACCCAGATGAGGTTGTCGATGCCCTTGGTCTTGGTCAGGTAGTCGTGCGTCATCTGGTACAGGCGGCGCGTGCCCTGCGCGCCCGTGCGGCCGCCCCACCAGAACACGCCCTGGTTCATCTCGTGGTAGGGCCGGAAGAGCGCCGCCACGCCGTTGTTCTTCAAGTCCTGGAGGTAGGGCACCAGCCTGTCCACCCGCGACTTCCAGACGCGGTTGAGGTTGGAGCCGTCCGTGAGCAGCTCGTTCCACTGGCTGTCACTCAGCTTGCTGACAACGCCGCCCTGCCAGGCGCACGCCTCACCCTGGGTGGGCGGGCAGGAGTGCCACATGAGCTGCACCACGGCGCCCGCGGCGAACTGCTTCTTCGCCTCGTTGATCATCGTCCCGCGGCTGTCGATGTTCTCCTGCTGGAAGAGGAAGTCGCCGCTCCACAGGCCCGGCCAGCGGCCCGTGGTGCCGTTGATGGCGTTGGTCCACTTGGCGGGCTCCCAGTTGGGCTCGCGGTTGTGCTGGCCGGCGATCGTCTTCGTGCCCGAGATGCCCTGGATGTAGTTGAGCACCCGCTGCTTGGGCGTGGTGCCCGAGGGCGGAGGCGTCGTGCCGGGCACCAGGAGCGTGAGCGTCTCCCACTCGCGCACGGACACGCCGGTGGCGAGCACGTCGCCGCCACCCGAGTCGATGGCGCTCAGGTACTGGCCGCCGAGCGTCGTCTGCAGGGCGACCTTGTCCCCGGCGGCGATGGTGCCCGTGCCGCCCACCTTGACCAGGCGGAACTCCTCCCAGCCCAGGGCGTGCGGCGCGTTGACGTAGACGGCGCCGCCGCCGCCCTTGTCGGCCGAGACCCACTGCCCGCCGAGCCCCCGCAGCGTCACCACGTCGCCGCTCTGCAGCGTGCCGCCGTTGAGGTCCGTGAGGGTGAAGGTCTCCCACTCCTTGGCCCAGGTGCTGTAGGCCTGGAGCGCGGCGCCACCGCCCTTGTCGGCGACGAGGTAGTGGCCCGAGTACGCGCGCAGGTTCACCGTGAGCTGGCTCGGGGCGAGCGCCGCCGTGTCCTGGGCCGTATCAGGCGGGGGGGCGGGGGAGGGCTCACCGCCGGTGCATCCGACGGTGGCCGTGACGAGCAGCGCGGCGAGCGCGCCGCGCCGGGGGAAGGTCGTGGGCTTCATGGGTGGGGTTCTCGGGAGCGGACCGGAGGGGACTACTGCGCCACGAGCTCGAACTGATCGAACGCGGCCCAGTTCTGCGCCTGGGCATCGCTGTAGACACCCACCTCGATGGCGCCGCTGGTCACCGGGATGTTGCTGATGGTGTACTTCGTCCAGGCGGACACGGCGCCCGAGCCGATCTCGGCCGTGACCTCGGCGCCGCCGTGGTTCTTCGCGTACAGGCGCAGCGCATTCTGGCCGCCGCTCGAGCGCGCCCAGACGCTGGCGCGGTAGGTGCCGTTGGCGAGGCTCTTGGACTGGCCGCTCACCTGCTGGTAGGCGGCGGAGGCGTAGTGGGTGAGCTTGGAGGCGCCCGTGTACGGGAAGTCCGTGTCCACCTTGTGCGCGAGCACGCTGTTGTGCCACTCGGAGTTCCAGCTGGTGAGCCCGCTCTCGAAGCCCTCGTTGGCCAGCAGGTTCTGGCCCGTGGGGGGCTGCGTGGTGCCGCCCTGCGCCTTCTGCGCGATGGCGGTCAGCAGCGAGGCGCTGCCCTTGGCGTCATCGGAGATGTCCCAGATCATCACGCCGCCGGCGCGCTGCAGGGCGAGCGTCGTCTTGGACTGGATGGTGGCGATGCCGTTGTAATAGACGTCGCCGACGTTGTCCTTGTACGGGGCCTGGGAGTCACGGGCGACCAGCGCGGCGTAGCCCACGTAGGACGAAGGCGAGCGGCCGTAGAACGGCACGCCGAGCACGGCCTTGTCCTTGGGCAGCCCGCGGCCGAGCCAGTAGTCCAGCGACTGCACCGCGTAGGTGTACGTGGAGTGGGGCTGGCCGCCGTCGTAGGCCATGATGTTGAGGAAGTCGATGTCCGCGAAGGTGGCGGTGGGCACGCCGCCACCCGTGTAGCTATTGGCGACGACCGCGGCGGTGAGCAGCTTGCCGCGCGAGTGCATGGCGGTGCCCAGCTGCTTCATCAGCGTGGCGTAGTTCTGCGCCGAGGTGCCCGGGTCCGGGTACTCCCAGTCGATGTCCACGCCGTCCAGGCCCGCCTGGGTGACGTAGTTGACCAGGTTGTTGACGAAGGTGTTGCGCGCGGTGGCGTTGGCGGCGAGCTGCTCGAAGGCCGAGTCATCGCCGTTGTTCCACCCGCCCACGGCGATGAGCACCTTGACGCCCTTGGCGTGCGCCGCGGTGACGAGCGACTTGAGCCGGCTGTCCCCGCTGCCCGGGCCCGTCAGGCCACCCTGGGCCGTGGGCACCACGAAGGAGTAGTTGACGTGGGTGAGCTTGTCGAACTGGATGTCCGCCACGTTGCCATTCCACGTGGGGAAGTAGCCAACCACGCGCGTGGCGAGCGCCGCCTGCCCCTGCGCGCCCAACGTCTCCTCCGCGCTGGCCTCCGGCTGTCCGGAGCACCCGAGCAGCGACGAGAGGAAGGCGAAGCCAACGGTGATCGTGCGGACGGGCAGGGACGGAAGGCGCAAGGACGTTCTCCGGATTCAGGGATGGGGGCTTCTACTGTTTTCCCTTGAATGGAGGCAATCCGGATTTTTCTCGGGTCAGTCTGTTTTGAATCTTTCGCACATGAAACGATTCAGCCTCCAGGCAAGGCATTGGAGCCGCCAATGCCTGTCAGGACAGACCGTCACGGCGGGGGAGGCGTGGGGGCGGGCGCCTCGGAGGGCGGCCTGGCGCTTCGCCGCGCGCCGAACAGGCCCATGACGACCACGTAGAAGACGGGCACGAAGAGGACCGCGAGCACCGTGGCGCTGATCATCCCGCCGAGCACGCCGGTGCCGATGGCCTGCTGGCTCGCGGCGCCCGCGCCCCGCGCGATGGCGAGCGGCACCACGCCCAGCGTGAAGGCCAGCGACGTCATGAGGATGGGCCGGAAGCGCAGCTGCGCGGCCTCCAGCGCCGCGTCCATCAGCGAGCGGCCCTGGGCCCGTAGATCCTTGGCGAACTCGATGATGAGGATGGCGTTCTTGGCCGACAGCCCGATGATCGTGATGAAGCCCACCTTGAAGTAGACGTCGTTGCTCATGCCGCGCAGCAGCACCGCCAGCACCGCGCCGAGCACGCCCAGCGGCACCACCAGCATCACCGAGATCGGGATGGACCAGCTCTCGTAGAGCGCCGCCAGGCACAGGAAGACGAACAGGAGCGACAGGGCGATGAGGATGGGCTCCTGCGCGCCCGACTGGAGTTCCTGCAGCGACTGGCCGGTCCAGTCGAAGCCAAAGCCCCGGGGCAGCTCGCCCGCCAGGCGCTCCATCTCCCGCAGGGCGTCACCGCTGGAGTAGCCCGGGGCCGCGTTGCCGCCGAGCCGCACCGAGGGATAGCCGTTGTAGCCGATGACCTGGGCCGGCGCGATGCGCCAGTTCACGCTCGCGAAGGCCGACAGCGGCGTCTGGGCCCCACTGGCACCGCGCACCGTGAGCGTCAGCAGGTCCTCGACGCGCGTGCGCCGCGCGCCCTCCGCCTGGACGATCACCCGCTGCATCCGCCCGGTGTTGGGGAAGTCGTTCACGTACGTCGAGCCCAGGTACGTGTTGAGCGTCTCGTTGATGTCCGCGAAGGTGATGCCCAGCGCGCTGGCCTTCTCGCGATCGATCCGCAGCTCCGCCTGGGCCGCGTTGGTCAGGCCCTCGAAGCGCACGTCCACGAGCACGGGGCTCTTCGCCGCGGCCGCCAGCAGCTGCTCCCGGGCCGAGGCGAGGGCCTCCTGTCCCAGCCCGCCCCGGTCCTCCAGGCGGAAGGCGAAGCCGCCCGTGTTGCCCAGGCCCTCGATGGGCGGCGGGGGCACGGCGAAGACGATGGCGTCGCGCAGCCCCCAGAGCGCCCCGTTGGCCCGCTGGGCGACCGCCGCCGCGGTGTCCTCCACCGCCCGCTCGGCCCAGGCCTTCAACGTCACGAAGGCCAGCGCCGCGTTCTGCCCCTGGCCGGAGAAGCTGAAGCCCTGGATGGAGAGGATGCGATCCACCGCCGGATCCTCCAGGAAGTTCTTCTCCACCTGGACGATCACGTCGAGCATGCGCGGGCTCGTGGCTTCCGGCGGCCCCTGCATGCCCACGATGAGGAAGCCCTGATCCTCGTCCGGGATGAAGGCCGAGGGCAGCCGGACGAACAGCCCGCCGAGCACCGCGAGCAGCACGACGTACAGCAGCATGAACCGGCCCGAGCGGCGCAGGCTCCGGCCCACCAGGCCGTGGTAGCCCCGCGCGGTGCGCTCGAAGCCGCGGTTGAACCACCCGAAGAAGCCCCGGCTCGCGTGCGCGTGGCCCGGGACGATCGGCTTGAGGAAGGTGGCGCACAAGGCCGGCGTCAACGACAGGGCGAGCAGCGCCGAGAACAGGATGGCCGCCACCATGGTCAGGGAGAACTGCTTGTAGATGATGCCCACCGAGCCCGGGAAGAAGGCCATGGGCACGAACACCGAGCTGAGCACGAGCGTGATGCCGATGACCGCGCCGGTGATCTGCTGCATGGCCTTCTGGGTGGCCTCGCGGGGGGGCAGGCCCTCCTCGCTCATGATGCGCTCGACGTTCTCGATCACCACGATGGCGTCGTCCACGAGGATGCCGATGGCCAGCACCATGGCGAACATGGTGAGCACGTTGATGGACAGGCCCGAGGCCCACATCACCGCGCACGTGCCCAACAGGGCGATGGGGACGATGAGCGTGGGGATGAGCGTGTAGCGGATGTTCTGCAGGAACAGCAGCATCACCAGGAAGACGAGTACCACCGCCTCGCCGAGCGTGTAGAGCACCTTGCGGATGGACACCTCCACGAAGGGGGCCGTGTCGAAGGGAATCTCGTACTCCACGCCCGCGGGGAAGAAGCGCGACAGCTCCTTCATCTTCGCGTGCACCTCGCGCGAGGTGGTGAGCGCGTTGCCCGTGGGCGACAACTGCACGCCGATGGCCGCGCTCGGCTGGCTGTTGAGCCGCGAGGAAATGGCGTACCCCTGGCCCCCCACCTCCACGCGCGCCACGTCCCGCAGGCGCACCGAGGAGCCATCCGCGTTGGCGCGCAGCACGATGGCGCCGAACTCGTCCGTGGACGTGAGCTGGCCCTTCACCAGGATGCTCGCCGCCACCTGCTGCGTGGCGGGGCCGGGCTGGTCACCCAGCGCGCCCGCGGCCACCTGGGCGTTCTGCCCCCGGATGGCGTTGGTGACGTCCTGGGTGGACAGGCCCAGCCCGAGCAGCTTGTTCGGGTCCAGCCAGATGCGCATGGCCCGCTCCGCGGAGAAGAGCTGCGCCCGGCCCACGCCGTCGATGCGGCGCAATTCGTTGAGCACGTTGCGCGAGGCGTAGTCCCCGAGCCCCCGCTCATCCACGGAGCCATCCGGCGAGCGCAGGGACACCATCAGCAGAAAGCCGCTGCCCGCCTCGTCCAGCTGGATGCCCTGCTGCGCCACGGCCCGCGGCAGCCGGGGCTCCACGCGCTTGACGCGGTTCTGCAGGTCCACCGCGGCGAGCGCGGGATCCGTCCCGGGCGCGAACGTCGCCGTGATGGAGATGGCGCCCGTCGACTCACTCGTCGACTCGAAGTACAGCAGCGAGCGCGTGCCGTTGAGCTCCTCCTCGATGATGCGCGTGACGCTCTGGTAGGTGTCCTCCGGGGTGGCGCCCGGGTAGTAGGTGGACAGGGTGATCTGCGGCGGCGCCACGCTCGGGTACTGCGAGACGGGCAGGTTCGGGATGGCGAACAGCCCCGCTACCATGATGAACAGCGCGATCACCCACGCGAAGATGGGCCTGTCGATGAAGAAACGCGGCATGGCGGGGCTCTAGCGATCCTGGGCCGGGAGGGTGGGGTTCCGGGCGGGGGGCGTCCACGCCACCGGCGTCACCGGGGCGCCCGGCGCGATCTTCTGGAAGCCCTCGACGATGATCCGCTCCCCGGGCTTCACCCCGTCCAGGAGCACGACCTGCTCCTGGGCGGTGCGCCCGAGGCGGACCGGCCGACGCTCGGTGGTGCCGTCCGGACGGACCACGAGGACATGGGCCTGATCCGCGGTGTCGCGCTGGATGGCCTGCTGGGGCACGAGCAGCGCGCCGTCCTGGATGCCCTGCTCGATCGAGCCCCGGACGTACATGCCCGGCAACAGCTCCTGATCCGGGTTGGGGAACTCGCCCCGCAGCGTCACCTGGCCGCTGCTCGGATCCACGCTCACGTCGGAGAACAGCAGCTTGCCGGGCTGGGCGTAGAGGGTGCCGTCATCGAGCAGCAGCCGGATGTCGGCCGGCGCCTCGCCGACCCCGGTGATCCGCCCCGCCTTGAGCGCCTGCCGCAGCCGGGCGAGATCCGCCACCGGCTGGGTGAAGTCCGCGTAGATGGGATCGAGCTGCTGGATGACCGCGAGCGCCGTGGGCCCCCCCACGTTCACCAGCGCGCCCTCCGTCACCAGGGCCCGTCCGATCCGGCCTCCGATGGGCGCGCGGATGGTGGTGTAGTCCAGGTTGATCTCCGCGCGGCGCACCGCCGCCCGGGCCGCCGCCACGTCCGCGGTGGCGCGCAGCCGCGCCGCGCGGAGGGCGTCGAACTGCTCCTGGGTGATGACCCCGTTGCCGATCAGGTTCTCGCCGCGCTCGGCCTGCTGGCGCGCCTCCTCGGCGCTCGCCTCGGCCTTGGCCAGCACCGCCCGGGCGCTGTCCCGCTCCACCTCGAACAGGGCCGAGTCCAGCTTGAACAGCACGTCCCCGGCCTTCACCGTGCCGCCCTGCTCGAACGCCCGCCGGACGATGATCCCCGACACGCGCGGGTGCACCTCGGCGATCCGGGTGGGCGCGATGCGGCCGGGCAGCTCCTCGCGCACGGGCACCCGCGTGGGCTGTACCGTGACGACGCCCACCTCCGTGGGGGGAGGCGCGGAGGCGGGCGCGGCAGCCTCCTTCTTGCCGCAGGCCAGCAGCCCCAGCAGGACCACGAGGGCGAACGACGGGACGGGCTTCAGGGTGCGGTGGGGAGGCATGAGGCGATCAGTGAGGCCCGGCGGCGGGCTGCTTGGGGGGCCGATGAGCTAACGGGCCGCCGGAGCCGGGTCAAGGTCCACCGTACCGGACGTCCCGCCGCCCCCCGCCTGACACCGGGTGGGGCAGGGGCGTCGTGTCTCAGGCCCGCAACGACGACGGGCGGGCCCCTGGGAAGGGACCCGCCCGTCAGGACGGCTTCACCTCGGGGCTCGCGCTAGGCGCGCACCTCGGGGGTGGACTCGGTGGAGGCCGCCTCGGTGGGCTGGGGCACCGTGCCCTCC includes:
- a CDS encoding DUF92 domain-containing protein; its protein translation is MSRDLQALLLSYAYVGVCVLGGEVAARRGAPREWARKFIHVGVGLWVFGALALFEHREWAVVPSLTAAVGNWFIHRQRLLRAVEAPADNLGTVWFALSFSAVLWFAWDRPAVAAGGVLAMAVGDALASLVGRRFGRHPYATLGGETKSLEGSLALLAGTFLSVLAALTWLPGLSPDMPRVSLALLCAVVAAVAEALGSRGRDNLWVPLAAAAVLAWTPAALATGLGVGAACALAIGIASWRRGSLTPSGVLGALLIGTPVFGLAGAVGTVALLGFFISSSALSKAFRARKAGVEAEYAKTGTRDLGQALANGGVGALAAVLLGVTGDARYLLAMLGAFAAANADTWATELGVLSRSAPRLVTTWRTVAPGTSGAVSGLGMLASTGGAAFVGVLAVLAGVSWTALPWIVGAGVAGSLADSALGATAQDVRWCEHCARETERRLHHCGHPTRPLRGWSWLGNDTVNVLATAVGALVAFWA
- a CDS encoding glycosyl hydrolase, producing MKPTTFPRRGALAALLVTATVGCTGGEPSPAPPPDTAQDTAALAPSQLTVNLRAYSGHYLVADKGGGAALQAYSTWAKEWETFTLTDLNGGTLQSGDVVTLRGLGGQWVSADKGGGGAVYVNAPHALGWEEFRLVKVGGTGTIAAGDKVALQTTLGGQYLSAIDSGGGDVLATGVSVREWETLTLLVPGTTPPPSGTTPKQRVLNYIQGISGTKTIAGQHNREPNWEPAKWTNAINGTTGRWPGLWSGDFLFQQENIDSRGTMINEAKKQFAAGAVVQLMWHSCPPTQGEACAWQGGVVSKLSDSQWNELLTDGSNLNRVWKSRVDRLVPYLQDLKNNGVAALFRPYHEMNQGVFWWGGRTGAQGTRRLYQMTHDYLTKTKGIDNLIWVWDVQDLSWNFNDYNPGDAYWDIAALDFYNGDGFTKAKYDAMLAVAGNKPIAIGECDRLPGASELRNQPRWVFFMGWSELVYDRNSAAELKAVYGADNVLTRDELPGWK
- a CDS encoding ROK family protein encodes the protein MALWGGIEAGGTKFVCAVGSGPEDVRATARIATTTPEATVGEALAFFQAQQRALGPLTALGIASFGPVELHPESPRHGFITSTAKPGWRDTDVVGPFRRALGVPVGFDTDVNGAALAEHRWGAAQGLDTFVYLTVGTGIGGGALVNGRMLHGLLHPEMGHFRLPRDPQADPFPGACPFHGDCLEGLASGPAMEKRWGRPAGELPAEHPAWALQANYLALALSSYICTLSPQRIILGGGVMAQRHLFPLVHAGVRRVLNDYIQAPALTERIAEYIVPPALGDRAGVLGALALARAAA
- a CDS encoding glycosyl hydrolase family 18 protein encodes the protein MRLPSLPVRTITVGFAFLSSLLGCSGQPEASAEETLGAQGQAALATRVVGYFPTWNGNVADIQFDKLTHVNYSFVVPTAQGGLTGPGSGDSRLKSLVTAAHAKGVKVLIAVGGWNNGDDSAFEQLAANATARNTFVNNLVNYVTQAGLDGVDIDWEYPDPGTSAQNYATLMKQLGTAMHSRGKLLTAAVVANSYTGGGVPTATFADIDFLNIMAYDGGQPHSTYTYAVQSLDYWLGRGLPKDKAVLGVPFYGRSPSSYVGYAALVARDSQAPYKDNVGDVYYNGIATIQSKTTLALQRAGGVMIWDISDDAKGSASLLTAIAQKAQGGTTQPPTGQNLLANEGFESGLTSWNSEWHNSVLAHKVDTDFPYTGASKLTHYASAAYQQVSGQSKSLANGTYRASVWARSSGGQNALRLYAKNHGGAEVTAEIGSGAVSAWTKYTISNIPVTSGAIEVGVYSDAQAQNWAAFDQFELVAQ
- a CDS encoding DEAD/DEAH box helicase; protein product: MSSSFQSLGLSPESLDAVRRARFASPTPIQAQAIPPALAGRDVIGCAITGTGKTAAYLLPLVERLKATDAGPTGLVLAPTRELVQQIAGEASFFGAPRGLTQAVIIGGTDMAGQVEELRAKPSLLIATPGRLADLLREGRVTLSTVRVLVLDEADRMLEMGFAPELEQVLAALPRERQTLLFSATLGHNVTRFAQETLRRPVKVEVTPSGTPAARAVQRVYDVSSEEKYPLLLTLLAKDQLSTLVFTRTRERAEKVQGYLKNAGYKTALIHSDRTQGQRRQALEGFRRGQYRCMVATDIASRGLDVDDIGHVINFDLPHSPEDYVHRIGRTARAGASGRASSFLTERDEETVVAIERITRMRLPRVEVPRKDAAFREALDAFRARSEEDSLLDALDEPRPERPAKKPARERKPVREGKAPRERKPAREGGFARPESRERAGAAPSRSAGKTRGKRPGTARGEARDAERPSRAPGRRPAAGGKPGGSRGKPGGSRASGGRPGGGKPGGRSGGAPRGAGGASRGRGGGGRRSR